A region of Nodularia sp. LEGE 06071 DNA encodes the following proteins:
- a CDS encoding WD40 repeat domain-containing protein — MFSPDGKILASASRDKTIKLWNRDTGQLISTLEGHGELVKIVVYGPT; from the coding sequence GTGTTCAGCCCCGACGGCAAAATCTTAGCCTCCGCCAGTCGTGATAAGACCATCAAACTGTGGAATCGGGACACAGGTCAACTGATCTCCACCCTCGAAGGTCATGGCGAATTGGTCAAGATTGTAGTGTACGGCCCCACCTG